One Brassica oleracea var. oleracea cultivar TO1000 chromosome C7, BOL, whole genome shotgun sequence genomic window carries:
- the LOC106303943 gene encoding ABC transporter I family member 21-like: MAEKDAMARSDGAIRVNGMQFSYDVQDPIFFDFSLDLPAGSRCLLVGANGSGKTTLLKILAGKHMVGGKNIVQVLNRSAFHDTDLVCSGDLSYLGGSWSKTAGSAGEIPLQGDFSAEHMIFGVEGIDPVRREKLIDLLDINLKWRMHKVSDGQRRRVQICMGLLHPFKVLLLDEVTVDLDVVARMDLLEFFKEECEQRGATIVYATHIFDGLETWASHLAYIHGGELKLSAKLKEIKDLETSPNLLSVVENWLRSETKVEKKTKKKPVATSPFMSSRRMAYYR, from the exons ATGGCGGAGAAAGATGCGATGGCCAGAAGCGACGGTGCGATTAGGGTTAACGGAATGCAGTTTTCTTACGATGTCCAAGATCCTATCTTCTTCGATTTCAGCCTCGATCTCCCCGCCGGATCTCGCTGCCTCTTGGTTGGTGCTAATGGATCTG GCAAGACGACTTTATTGAAGATTTTGGCTGGAAAGCATATGGTTGGAGGGAAGAACATTGTGCAAGTCCTGAATCGCTCTGCTTTTCACGACACAGACCTTGTCTGTAGTGGTGACTTGTCTTATCTTGGAGGTTCTTGGAGCAAAACCGCTGGTTCCGCT GGTGAGATTCCTCTCCAGGGAGATTTCTCAGCAGAGCATATGATATTTGGAG TTGAAGGGATTGATCCTGTGAGAAGAGAGAAACTGATTGATCTTCTTGATATCAATCTTAAGTGGCGTATGCATAAGGTTTCTGATGGGCAGAGACGCCGAGTGCAGATATGCATGGGTCTTTTACATCCATTCAAG GTATTATTACTGGACGAGGTCACTGTGGACCTAGACGTTGTTGCTAGGATGGATTTGTTGGAATTCTTTAAAGAAGAATGTGAACAG AGAGGAGCTACTATTGTATATGCAACTCATATTTTTGACGGACTAGAGACATGGGCTAGTCATTTGGCCTATATCCATGGAGGGGAGCTGAAGCTCTCTGCTAAACTGAAGGAGATCAAGGATTTAGAAACATCCCCAAATTTGCTCTCTGTGGTTGAAAATTGGCTTCGGTCTGAAACCAAAGTGGAGAAGAAGACTAAGAAGAAACCTGTTGCCACGTCTCCATTTATGTCATCTAGACGAATGGCGTACTACCGATGA
- the LOC106302362 gene encoding uncharacterized protein LOC106302362, translating to MTTDKPKNLSESTPRETGLQRQLDGLHSQVTNLFKAWEAAQNLELSPKVQSVEEQPDERLELPEQCQEEGTRKTQEVLIHGAAGDIPKPELDSRRLGEPMETVPALLPRQDQTIHVISGGLATSDMNHSEKAPGGIVDSGSSGNIIFRTAYQSLGLKYGTLIKKIIPLVGFSGEVKHTEGEIILPVYAEGVSMQTRFLIVDCQSPYKIILGRS from the exons ATGACGACGGATAAGCCAAAAAACCTGTCAGAATCTACCCCAAGAGAAACCGGGCTACAAAGACAACTTGACGGATTACATAGTCAAGTGACCAACCTATTCAAGGCTTGGGAAGCCGCTCAAAACCTTGAGCTTTCCCCTAAAGTCCAGAGCGTGGAAGAACAGCCAGACGAACGTTTAGAACTTCCGGAACAATGTCAGGAAGA GGGCACCCGAAAAACGCAAGAGGTCCTGATTCATGGGGCAGCAGGTGACATTCCGAAGCCAGAACTCGACAGCAGAAGATTAGGAGAGCCCATGGAAACCGTTCCTGCCTTACTACCTCGGCAAGATCAAACAATCCATGTCATATCTGGAGGGTTAGCAACAAGCGACATGAACCATTCAGAAAAGGCACCTGGG GGTATAGTAGACAGCGGAAGCTCCGGCAACATCATCTTCCGTACTGCGTACCAAAGCCTGGGACTAAAGTATGGTACCCTGATAAAGAAGATAATCCCGCTCGTGGGGTTCAGCGGAGAAGTTAAGCATACCGAAGGAGAAATCATTCTCCCAGTCTACGCCGAAGGAGTCAGTATGCAAACCAGATTCCTAATCGTCGATTGCCAGTCACCCTATAAAATCATCCTCGGGAGGTCTTGA